The following are from one region of the Equus przewalskii isolate Varuska chromosome 21, EquPr2, whole genome shotgun sequence genome:
- the MAFB gene encoding transcription factor MafB — translation MAAELSMGPELPTSPLAMEYVNDFDLLKFDVKKEPLGRAERPSRPCTRLQPAGSVSSTPLSTPCSSVPSSPSFSPTEQKTHLEDLYWMASNYQQMNPEALNLTPEDAVEALIGSHPVPQPLQSFDGFRGAHHHHHHHHPHPHHAYPGAGVAHDELGPHAHPHHHHHHQASPPPSSAASPAQQLPTSHPGPGPHAAAAATAAGGSGSVEDRFSDDQLVSMSVRELNRHLRGFTKDEVIRLKQKRRTLKNRGYAQSCRYKRVQQKHHLENEKTQLIQQVEQLKQEVSRLARERDAYKVKCEKLANSGFREAGSTSDSPSSPEFFL, via the coding sequence ATGGCCGCGGAGCTGAGCATGGGGCCCGAGCTGCCCACCAGCCCGCTGGCCATGGAGTACGTCAACGACTTCGACCTGCTCAAGTTCGACGTAAAGAAGGAGCCGCTGGGGCGCGCGGAGCGCCCAAGTCGGCCCTGCACACGCCTGCAGCCAGCCGGCTCGGTGTCGTCCACACCGCTCAGCACACCATGTAGCTCCGTGCCCTCGTCGCCCAGCTTCAGCCCAACCGAACAGAAGACCCACCTCGAGGACCTGTACTGGATGGCGAGCAACTACCAGCAGATGAACCCCGAGGCGCTCAACTTGACGCCTGAGGACGCGGTGGAGGCGCTCATCGGTTCGCACCCGGTGCCGCAGCCGTTGCAGAGCTTCGACGGCTTCCGTGGCgcgcaccaccaccaccatcaccaccacccacacCCGCACCACGCGTACCCAGGCGCCGGCGTGGCCCACGACGAGCTGGGCCCGCACGCACACCcgcaccatcaccaccatcaccaagcTTCGCCGCCGCCGTCCAGCGCGGCCAGCCCTGCGCAGCAGCTGCCCACCAGCCACCCCGGGCCTGGGCCGCACGCGGCGGCTGCAGCGACAGCGGCTGGCGGTAGCGGCAGCGTGGAGGACCGCTTCTCTGACGACCAGCTCGTGTCCATGTCCGTGCGCGAGCTGAACCGCCACCTGCGGGGCTTCACCAAGGACGAGGTGATCCGCCTGAAGCAGAAGCGGCGGACCCTGAAGAACCGGGGCTACGCCCAGTCGTGCAGGTATAAACGCGTCCAGCAGAAACACCATCTGGAGAATGAGAAGACACAGCTCATTCAGCAGGTGGAGCAGCTTAAGCAGGAGGTGTCCCGGCTGGCCCGCGAAAGAGACGCCTACAAGGTCAAGTGCGAGAAACTCGCCAACTCCGGCTTCAGGGAGGCGGGCTCCACCAGCGACAGCCCCTCCTCTCCCGAGTTCTTTCTGTGA